Part of the Quercus lobata isolate SW786 chromosome 6, ValleyOak3.0 Primary Assembly, whole genome shotgun sequence genome, aaaaaaaaaaaaaaaaagagagagaagaagaagtatgTAAACGTGAATGATGCTAATAAGGAAAttggatagattttttttttttttttgaagttataatcagtttataattttaaagttatctaaagaagaagaataagtaaaACTCAatgtaacttattttttaaaagttatctaaagattatttatttacaatttttttttaaatatttcaggcacctaatttgaaattttttagataaaaaggTGTCATTTATATCAATTAACGGTCTAGGCCTCATGTGTATCAATTTGTTAGAATACTACATTAACGTTAATCATAattctatattaaaatttagtgtttatccaaagaataaaaaagtgaaggaaGGGATTGGATGAAgagtttggattgtaatcaaattaaagtttttaatcaagttagaaattataggagaagaagataacaacaaaaagaatttatatttattagatAGAttgatattagatttttttttttttttacgtaaaaattaaaaaaaaaaaattcttacgtgaagcagtattttttttttttttagagataaaaatgaattagagtcctaattttttgaattagagataagaatgaattagagtcctaattaatttaatattaatctACAGTTTTTTTTAGACATGAATTAAAGTCCTGGTAGTATGCTActcttttttagttctttaaaaatctaaaaatttaataaaatttctgcaatttggtgaagccacttggcgcaaccacagcgtctaagcccaacttttattatatataatatgatatatatatatatatatatattgatcattcaaaaataaactaatatgtCATAAATAAAACtagaatttatttaatattaacaaaatataaataaattaaaataattgtatttttaatacatttattCTCAATCATTTGTGATCTATCAAAATGTTACTCAATAGGCTTTCAATCACAacaatttataattgatttcaTATTAGAAATCGCgcacaataatttttctttgaatgtGCGACGTCAAAGAATCCATAATAAAAACATCTTATTTGATTTGCtatgaagcattttttttttttacactatttAAGATTGAAAatgcttttttgtttattgcaaaaaaaattattttacaaagtaAACAGTATGAAGCACAAAagttgaaatttatatttaatatcattgtgtgtgtgtatataagtcacacacataccaaaaaaaaaaaccagcaccCAAACATAAGTGAAGTTTCTGTTTAAGGATTGCTCTCGTGCAAGATAAAATGAAGTTCGGATTTATGGATTCCGTACGTGAGCAAATGTCATGCAAATTAATATTGATTTAAGTTTTGGTTTAAGACTGTTTAGAGGTCTGATCTTGCAATTAGTTGAGTGAGATGGTTCACTAAGCGAAGTGCCAAGTCAGATAGAttgaaattttgagtttttgtagaATTATGTAGTCAAGTGTAATTCACTTGTAGTTAATAGTCATTAAAAATTAGTAATAGTTATttattgtgttttgaaaatcattattttttaattgcctTCTCATTGcctataaatattttttcatatttaattgaaaaaaaaaatcatgaaaattcttCAGAATTGCTATTTGTAAAATTCATAAGCTCTGTGGTATCCTAAAGACAATTTGCCAATAACATGTTAGCAAACCCTTTTAGAGCATTCCTATTCGAGATTCtaaaaaagttctattttacAATCTTAAaacctactttatttattttatcatctcattttacaacttATCCAACATCCCAATTTCTATTTATacactcattaaaataatataaactacaacatcaaataatataaataaaaaaattcatgtttctctctcttctctattcatttctttctcctctctccacctttctcaattaaaaataatgtttttttacaTCCAAGTGAACAATTGGTTCTATATATAAGAACCAACTGTTTATaggttctaaatttttttaagaactcATACCCAGACGGAGCAAcatttttgaagttttgaatgTAAAATGGCTACTGGTGGGGTGTTTACACCCaccaatgctagtgctcttaaaGTGCAGGTAAATATCTTCTTTAAGGAGACGATTCAACGAGCCTCAAAGTCGACATTCTAATCATTCCATTTTCCTAACAACTTTAATAGAATGTGTTAGGGAGATAAATATCTTGGAGAGTTTCCTTGCATAAttaataaaacatataaaaacacaCTTTAACTTAAAAGGCCTAAACCCAATGaatatgtgctcaattatgttatagtgactactcattcttcttcttattattattcaatgtgggacttcattTACACATGCAACCCAACAAAATTCCTCTCACATGTGAGTCTCTGCCTCTCTATAGGCTTTCAAGATCTCTTTATAGGCCATAAACAAGTCTTACTCGCTCCTCCTTGACTAATGGGTCTTTCCCTTCACTAGTGCATCATTCATAGGCCTCCATATGTCAACccaacacatttttttatctcCATAGGAACCTTGCACTTTACTATTGTCTAGCACCATTGGCAAATATCACTCCTTTGTTAGGCCTTTTCCAAGATCATTTTTGTGGGCTTTCATAGGCTTGCTTAGTGCAATATATCGTCCTTACTCCAACTGTGAAAGGGAGCTACCTTGCTCCATTTACGAAAGATTTTCAATTACACACACTCCGTTCTTGCTTCAACTACAAAAGGAACCTCAATAACTTTGCCACCTTTGCTCCACACCACTATgagctctaataccacttgttgggaagATAAACAAATTAGAGATTttctttgaataattaatatattatatagaggcacactttaacccaaaaaaccTAAGCCTAATGGGCATGTGTtatattatgttatattaactactcattaCTATTTAATGTGAAACTCCACTCACATGTGTAACCCAACATAatgatttgtttgattttaCGACTTTCAAAATAATGAATCAACCCAATCCACTATTTGACAAGTGTcttgaaaatacttttttatggaactaattaaatttaaatggtATATTTCTATATCTTAGGCATAtcccaaaacaaagaaacaattGAAGAATTGCTCTAGTGAGATCCACTATAATATGAAATGTGAGAATATTGTTCCCAAAGTATCAAATAGTTACTCCAATAGACATTTCTAATGTGGTCCACCAAGTGCACTAAATAATTTTTCCTAATCAAGATGATCATGGATCagtaattatttcattattaaatgtttaatgctgatttttttttaaaattttaaaatcatacacaaaatataaatttataaattaaatagtaaataacattctattaaaatgaaatttgacatatgtcattaaaacaaagagagagtGTAATTCATTagtagaattttcaaaatattaatctaagtaaaaataataataataataagcaatgtatatataatttgaaatcaAACCTGGACTTCTAAAATAGTATCAatttaaaacaccaattaaatccaaaaaccaAACTCCCAAATCAAACTAGAAAaatgtaggtttttttttttttttttttttttttacaagatagaaattatactctaacctaatctaagtgtatatgtgtatgaagctCACTCCTGGAGACTTAAACCCGGCCCTTGTCCCTCCACACTtcacaaatacttatacttgtggagtgaccatcgcactaaGAATGTGTAGTGGTAAAAAAATGTAGGCTTAaacatatatgatttttaaaagtcaatCCAATTTAAAATAACTGGGTAATGGTTATATGTTCTTAAACATTACTGGGTTAGATGAATACTTGCATGAAAATGAAGTTCCAACACCTACTGCAAAGTCAAAAGGCTTGCATCCATCGATCTTACTCTCCCGCTCCATCTGATGTTAATTTCTAGTTTGTTAATCTTTAATGATAAgttaaactaataaataaaacacatagAAGAAATGCTACGTATACCTTTGAAGACACGCATTAGATTACATAATGACTTCTTGTTGTTCAGATTCTTCTAAAAAACCAAAGACTTGTTCGGCAAATCCGAATTCATTAACATAATATTACAAGATTCCAAGAAGATAACAACCAGAGCGGTTAGACAAGATAATGTTTAAAAGACTTTAATACAATCTTAATTTCCTGCGCTAATTTAGAGCTTATAGTTTTTAATACTCCTCTTActtttcttatcttttgatATACACTtcattattgtaaaaatttcttGGATTCAGATTTTATTCTAATCATTACGCTGATGCGTTGAACTTAGCTTACGGCACAGAATGAGAGATGTGTTACATAGAGCTAAGAACAATATTAGCATGTATACACGTGAATACCTCTGGCTTTCAATTACTAGTACTACTTTTCCAACCCAGATATTGATGGCTCAGACATCCATTTTTGGCAAATGGCAGATGAGGTTGGATGCATTGAACTGAGAACTAAAACCTATATTAGCAAAATTTTGCTTATTGCTGTTGTTGTCTCGTGCAACTCAAAAAGGTTTTAGAACTTCTACTAGATGTAAGTTGTTTACAAGATGTAGAGTctagaattttttgtttttttgagatcTTTTATTGTAGTGGATTTGCTTCGTTGGAGAAGGTCGGACTCATCAATTTAGACCCCAATTTTATGGCTTACGTCAATTTTAACTAACTAACAAATTAAGTCCAATTGTTAATGTAATTAGCCAATTAGCATATGCATAGATATAGAAACACAACAACAAATCCCAATCACATACAAGCACCCCAAACATACCTAGTGTTTATTGAGAGAAAACCTGAAACTGAGCAAAGAACTCTTCGTGACCTATAGCaacaaatgatccactaaaCAAGAATAGCTGCAGTACaaattactttaaaaataaaaataaaaatataaaaaccccTACATGCTAAGTAATGACTACGTACCTGAGCTTCAAGCTCCTACTAGTACCTGATTTCTTGAATCTTTTCTTCTTGTCATTCACTGGATCCACGAATTGAGTTATAATTTGGAAGACCAAGTGTCCTTGGCCACTCCAACTTTGAAGGATTCTTTGTGTGTATTGGTTTTAATCTCCAACCGTAGAATTTGATAGACTATGAATTAGTCTAGAAATGGATGCATTAGAGAGGGTGAAGGTAGAGAGAACAAATGAGTGTTTTCACTAGGGTTTTAGGTTGCTCTCTAGCTCTTCAAAATGGGAAATTGGGTATGGAACTTCATGGGAAATAAGGGTTATATACAGAGTATAAGAATAGGTACGTACAACAGAGAAGGAAATAACTAATTTGTCTAAAGTTCTAGCAATCACACTTGACCAAGGTGAGAGGCGAGATTGCTATGCAACTGATTTTCAAAATGCTTAACTCGCTTGAGACTTCGTCTGACCCTTAAAATTTCACTCAACCAAGATTGAACAACTTGCAACTCTACTCTTTAGCTCTTGATCCCTTCAACCCAATACAAATTAACCCACAAATGTACATGCTACAAAGAAATTAAGTACACAAcaattatatgtaaattttggCACGAAATAGGCCAACACACTAAGATCTTAACAGAAGTATTCTCAACAGTGACTTTTCCTTTGGAATattttttccattgaatttCCCTACGTCACCACATTGCTATCTCCATTGTGTTTGATTTCGTGCGATTAGTGAAATATTATTTCATTCATCATCACATGCTTAAATTGTTTACTCATGAATTGGAAATTTACATAATTGGATAAATTAACCACTTGGTAAATTCCCTTGTGATTCAACAACAAGGGTCAAAACCTTAACAAACTCCATACAAACAATAGCTAATACTATAACAATGATTACAACCAAAGATGGTAAATACGTTTAACGACCATGCTGAAGGCTTGTAGTACTCACGGAAGCTTCACTAGAGCTAATTGCTGCTGGTGTAGGTACACGATACATAGGAACATGCATCTCTGTTGGAAGATTTGGCATTGTTGCCTCAAACTTTAGAACTTGAATTGCTTGCCTTATAGAGGGCCTCAGATTTTGATCAGGGTGAGAACACCAAAGTCCAATGATCATCAAACATTTTACCtgtttttcatcaaaatctGATTGTAACTTCTCATCCAAAGCCAAAAGAAGATCCCCCTTACCATGAAGATTCCAAATCCACTCTACCAACCCCATTTCGGAATCCTTTCCCATTGGATCAATTGACCTCCTTCCAGTAACAATTTCTAAGGCAACTACTCCAAAGCTATATACATCAGTCTCTTTACTAGCCCTAGCTGTTCTTAAATATTCTGGAGCCATGTATCCTAAAGTTCCAGCCACTCCAGTTGTTTGGGGACCTAGCTCATGATCCATAAGTCGAGCTAACCCAAAGTCACCAAGCTTGACATTGAAACTAGAATCTAGCATGACATTGCTTGCTTTGATATCTCGGTGCACCACACATTGCTCCCACTCTTCATGAAGATAAAGCAACGCAGAGGCCAATCCAAGAGATATTTTATATCTTACTTCCCAAGTGAGAGGATTCCTCTTGCCAAAGAGGTGAGTATCAAGGCTACCATTTGGCATAAACTCGTATACAAGTAGAAACTCACCTTTGTCATGACACCATCCTATGAGTTGCACCAAATTTCGGTGTCTCAGTTGGTTAAAGATTTTCACCTCAGTTACGTATTCTTTCTTCCCCTGTTTAGACCCTCTTGAGATTTTCTTCACAGCAATTAGCATGTCTAAATCAGCTAAATATCCCTTGTAAACAGCACCAAATCCTCCTTGACCCAACTTCCTCTCGTTTGAGAAGTTATTGGTAGCTGAAACAAGATCACGATAAGAAAACCTTCTTGGCCCTGCTCCTTTCTCTAGATAATCATTCATTGATGTTAAGTTTGTTGTTTCTTctgtctcctttttctttcccttccATATATACAATATTGAAAATGCTATAATCACACCAGCTATCAGAACTCCACCGGTCACTGTCAGAACCACTATTAGTCCACGACCTTTTGCTTTCTTTCCACTTGCTACATTTATATCCAAGCTTGAACTGAATTCCCATGACAAAAGCGTATGTCGCTCTCCAAAATAACCAGTAGCAGCTGAAAATCCAACTGTGACCCACTCAGGGAGAACCTTTCTCAAATCAATTTGGTAAGAAAGACTAGTATTCTCCTGAGTATTTGAGGTCCTTTGGTAAGTCCAAGAAACGCTCAAATTCCTGGTACTAGCGTTGTATGTAATCCACACATCTGCAATATCTCCACTGTGGAAACTAGCATTCCAAGTGGTATCAACAGCAGAAGAAATTGAGTTGTTGTTAATTCCCACGTGCGTAAATGCAGGATCCCATTCTGGATTCGCGAAAGAGTCGAACTCAACGTGAACTAGTTGGTTCTTTGATGAATCACTGTTTGTTGTGTTGTATAAGCCCAGGAAGCCACCAACTGAATTTGGAGGGATCTCAAACCCAACAGGAGCCAAGAAGAATGCAAGCCCATGACCATAATTAGCACTGCCTTGTGTATCAATAATGAAGGAGAAATGAGTTGTGAAGTTGGCGAGGTTTCCAGTATTGGAGTCCCAGAGTGGCACCTTCTCGGCATAGGTGGCCCAACCAACACGGCACGCATAATTGACTTTGTTCATCTCTATGGCTCCAACTGAAGGTACAGCATCTCCACGATATATTACATTTAACGCATTAGGATTAAAGCGAGTAATATTGAATGAAACTGATGAATGAGcagagggaagaagaaaaatgaagaagaatagTGGTAGCGTGAATAAGTTGTAGAAAGTGGTAGCCATGGCTTGGAAAAGAGAGAGGACTGTGGGAGAACAAAGCTAGCTATTTGATCTGAACTTatatgaataaatttgaaaacaacttACTTATGTCTGCTAAGAACCTTGTACCTTAACTACTGACATCTTTCATATATAAATACTTAGGGACCTAGGTAGAAAAGATTATGCTAAATTAACAGAATATTATAATTatctataaaaattaataaatgaataaaatggtCCTGATAATGCT contains:
- the LOC115993819 gene encoding L-type lectin-domain containing receptor kinase IX.1-like: MATTFYNLFTLPLFFFIFLLPSAHSSVSFNITRFNPNALNVIYRGDAVPSVGAIEMNKVNYACRVGWATYAEKVPLWDSNTGNLANFTTHFSFIIDTQGSANYGHGLAFFLAPVGFEIPPNSVGGFLGLYNTTNSDSSKNQLVHVEFDSFANPEWDPAFTHVGINNNSISSAVDTTWNASFHSGDIADVWITYNASTRNLSVSWTYQRTSNTQENTSLSYQIDLRKVLPEWVTVGFSAATGYFGERHTLLSWEFSSSLDINVASGKKAKGRGLIVVLTVTGGVLIAGVIIAFSILYIWKGKKKETEETTNLTSMNDYLEKGAGPRRFSYRDLVSATNNFSNERKLGQGGFGAVYKGYLADLDMLIAVKKISRGSKQGKKEYVTEVKIFNQLRHRNLVQLIGWCHDKGEFLLVYEFMPNGSLDTHLFGKRNPLTWEVRYKISLGLASALLYLHEEWEQCVVHRDIKASNVMLDSSFNVKLGDFGLARLMDHELGPQTTGVAGTLGYMAPEYLRTARASKETDVYSFGVVALEIVTGRRSIDPMGKDSEMGLVEWIWNLHGKGDLLLALDEKLQSDFDEKQVKCLMIIGLWCSHPDQNLRPSIRQAIQVLKFEATMPNLPTEMHVPMYRVPTPAAISSSEASVSTTSLQHGR